A genomic window from Punica granatum isolate Tunisia-2019 chromosome 2, ASM765513v2, whole genome shotgun sequence includes:
- the LOC116194262 gene encoding endochitinase EP3-like isoform X2, with protein MDLRKTLVTFSLVCLISGLTSQQAYGQNCGCSPDLCCSQYGYCGTGDQYCGTGCRSGPCYSSTPSTPTPSGGSSVADIVSDSFFNGIIGQADASCAGKSFYTRQAFLDAAKSYPQFAAGSADDSKREIAAFFAHVTHETGHFCYVEEIDGASKDYCDESNTQYPCAPNKGYYGRGPIQISWNYNYGPAGNDIGFDGLNSPETVANDPVISFKTTFWFWMNNVHSVIGQGFGATIRAINGIECDGGNTAAVQARVQPYLLGRIKFRFGRLG; from the exons ATGGATCTGAGAAAAACCCTTGTAACCTTTTCTCTCGTCTGCCTAATTTCCGGTTTAACGTCACAGCAAGCATATGGTCAGAACTGTGGGTGTTCGCCTGATCTGTGCTGCAGCCAGTATGGATATTGTGGCACAGGAGATCAATACTGCGGCACAGGCTGCAGGTCAGGACCGTGCTACTCCTCCACCCCATCCACCCCCACACCTTCTGGTGGCAGCTCAGTTGCTGATATCGTGAGTGACAGCTTCTTCAATGGGATCATAGGGCAAGCTGATGCGAGCTGTGCTGGGAAGAGCTTCTATACGAGGCAAGCGTTTCTCGATGCGGCCAAAAGTTACCCTCAGTTCGCTGCTGGTTCAGCAGATGATTCTAAGAGGGAGATTGCAGCATTCTTTGCCCATGTCACGCATGAAACTGGAC ACTTCTGCTACGTAGAAGAGATAGATGGTGCTTCTAAGGACTACTGCGATGAAAGCAACACACAATATCCATGCGCCCCAAACAAGGGCTATTATGGTCGCGGGCCGATCCAAATTTCATGGAATTACAACTATGGACCAGCGGGAAACGACATTGGATTTGATGGGCTGAACTCTCCTGAAACAGTGGCCAATGACCCCGTCATCTCGTTCAAGACAACTTTCTGGTTCTGGATGAACAACGTGCATTCCGTGATTGGTCAAGGTTTTGGGGCTACAATTAGAGCCATCAATGGTATTGAGTGCGATGGCGGAAACACTGCCGCTGTACAAGCGCGTGTTCA ACCTTACCTGTTAGGTCGCATCAAGTTCAGATTTGGAAGGCTCGGGTAG
- the LOC116194262 gene encoding endochitinase EP3-like isoform X1: MDLRKTLVTFSLVCLISGLTSQQAYGQNCGCSPDLCCSQYGYCGTGDQYCGTGCRSGPCYSSTPSTPTPSGGSSVADIVSDSFFNGIIGQADASCAGKSFYTRQAFLDAAKSYPQFAAGSADDSKREIAAFFAHVTHETGHFCYVEEIDGASKDYCDESNTQYPCAPNKGYYGRGPIQISWNYNYGPAGNDIGFDGLNSPETVANDPVISFKTTFWFWMNNVHSVIGQGFGATIRAINGIECDGGNTAAVQARVQYYTDYCNQFGISPGDNLTC, from the exons ATGGATCTGAGAAAAACCCTTGTAACCTTTTCTCTCGTCTGCCTAATTTCCGGTTTAACGTCACAGCAAGCATATGGTCAGAACTGTGGGTGTTCGCCTGATCTGTGCTGCAGCCAGTATGGATATTGTGGCACAGGAGATCAATACTGCGGCACAGGCTGCAGGTCAGGACCGTGCTACTCCTCCACCCCATCCACCCCCACACCTTCTGGTGGCAGCTCAGTTGCTGATATCGTGAGTGACAGCTTCTTCAATGGGATCATAGGGCAAGCTGATGCGAGCTGTGCTGGGAAGAGCTTCTATACGAGGCAAGCGTTTCTCGATGCGGCCAAAAGTTACCCTCAGTTCGCTGCTGGTTCAGCAGATGATTCTAAGAGGGAGATTGCAGCATTCTTTGCCCATGTCACGCATGAAACTGGAC ACTTCTGCTACGTAGAAGAGATAGATGGTGCTTCTAAGGACTACTGCGATGAAAGCAACACACAATATCCATGCGCCCCAAACAAGGGCTATTATGGTCGCGGGCCGATCCAAATTTCATGGAATTACAACTATGGACCAGCGGGAAACGACATTGGATTTGATGGGCTGAACTCTCCTGAAACAGTGGCCAATGACCCCGTCATCTCGTTCAAGACAACTTTCTGGTTCTGGATGAACAACGTGCATTCCGTGATTGGTCAAGGTTTTGGGGCTACAATTAGAGCCATCAATGGTATTGAGTGCGATGGCGGAAACACTGCCGCTGTACAAGCGCGTGTTCAGTACTACACCGACTACTGCAACCAATTTGGCATTTCTCCCGGGGACAACCTTACCTGTTAG